Proteins encoded in a region of the Isosphaeraceae bacterium EP7 genome:
- a CDS encoding Hint domain-containing protein: MIATLIAGMALAVAQATPETPPPAPVAEVKLPAPADAEAHIRKALAFEARGLPQGRARELKAALAASPDNPIAPGLLGLVDYAGTLKSPDEVAAAVKADADLASKLAEYNARRDKTPEKAQPQYLLAVWCKQNGLADEARAHFTAVTRLKPDDADAWKQLGCKKFNGRWMTPEAVAEAKQEAQAQKLANRQWSTTLARWKGQLRQKAKREEASAKLNGLEDSRAVPAVWAGFVTPLAEDQTLAVQLLGQIDTASATEALATLAVHSQHAEVRRLARETLVIRDPRDYMDAIIGQIHKPLIITGVQRPRQAGEPGILLVEGEAFNIRRIYRTTEVLLLDRQVQALNTTPGITVQEYNQQVRPGPNFRPFASAPSPVELLTLATGDAGRATALVANSSLAGQQPSPPQNLGDSPFPFLPAQFAPAKPLAPLDGQSTPSQHPSHQPAYGKENLTGPGFRQVPPQQFVPIESDNTRTWRNEALWNLGEADRAFIATQTQMSNDVEIISAYNAYIEGVNERAVPVLIGLTKQDFGSDPEAWKAWWADQKGYAYRSQQDSKPTFDVIVETPTPRFIGSSSCFAAGTVVRTRDGSRPIEAIRLGDLVLSQNPRTGGIGYQPVLKVAHNPPTATLKVRLDGGKAIVSTPIHRFWKVGVGWKMARELEPGDLLRVSNGTARVAAIDPDKVQPVFNLEVADDHSFFAGDVAALVHDDSLVNTVFTPFDADVPKLATAAESR, encoded by the coding sequence GTGATCGCCACATTGATCGCCGGAATGGCCCTGGCCGTCGCCCAGGCCACCCCCGAAACTCCGCCTCCCGCGCCGGTCGCCGAGGTGAAACTCCCCGCGCCGGCTGATGCCGAGGCCCACATCCGCAAGGCGCTGGCCTTCGAGGCCCGCGGCCTGCCGCAGGGCCGCGCCCGCGAGCTGAAGGCCGCGCTGGCCGCTTCGCCCGACAACCCGATCGCCCCCGGCCTGCTGGGCCTGGTCGACTACGCAGGCACGCTAAAGTCTCCCGACGAGGTCGCCGCCGCGGTGAAGGCCGACGCCGACCTGGCCTCGAAGCTGGCCGAGTACAACGCCCGCCGAGACAAGACGCCCGAGAAGGCCCAGCCGCAATATCTGCTCGCCGTCTGGTGCAAGCAGAACGGCCTGGCCGACGAGGCCCGTGCCCACTTCACGGCCGTCACCCGCCTGAAGCCCGATGACGCCGACGCCTGGAAGCAGCTCGGCTGCAAGAAGTTCAACGGCCGCTGGATGACCCCCGAGGCCGTCGCCGAGGCAAAGCAGGAGGCGCAGGCCCAGAAGCTGGCCAACCGCCAATGGTCCACGACGCTGGCAAGGTGGAAGGGCCAGCTCCGCCAGAAGGCGAAACGAGAGGAAGCCTCGGCCAAGCTCAACGGCCTGGAAGACTCCCGCGCCGTCCCCGCCGTCTGGGCGGGGTTTGTCACCCCTTTGGCCGAGGATCAGACCCTGGCCGTTCAGCTCCTCGGCCAGATCGACACGGCGTCGGCCACCGAGGCGCTGGCCACCCTGGCCGTTCATAGCCAGCACGCCGAGGTCCGCCGCCTGGCACGCGAGACTCTGGTGATCCGCGACCCGCGCGACTACATGGACGCGATCATCGGACAGATCCACAAGCCCCTGATCATTACCGGTGTCCAGCGTCCCCGCCAGGCCGGCGAGCCGGGGATCCTCCTGGTCGAGGGCGAGGCGTTCAATATCAGGCGAATCTACCGGACCACCGAGGTCCTCTTGTTGGATCGCCAAGTCCAGGCGCTCAATACGACACCGGGCATCACCGTGCAGGAGTACAACCAGCAGGTGCGGCCGGGCCCCAATTTCCGCCCGTTTGCCTCCGCCCCGAGCCCCGTCGAGCTCTTGACGCTTGCGACGGGAGACGCGGGCCGGGCCACGGCGCTGGTGGCCAACTCGAGCCTTGCGGGGCAGCAGCCATCGCCGCCCCAGAACCTCGGCGACTCTCCATTCCCCTTCCTCCCGGCCCAATTCGCGCCCGCCAAGCCCCTGGCCCCGCTCGATGGTCAGTCGACGCCGTCGCAGCATCCTTCGCACCAGCCGGCGTACGGGAAAGAGAACCTGACCGGCCCCGGTTTCCGACAGGTGCCTCCCCAGCAATTCGTCCCGATCGAGAGTGACAACACGCGGACCTGGCGCAATGAGGCGCTCTGGAATCTCGGGGAAGCGGACCGGGCCTTCATCGCAACGCAGACTCAGATGTCCAATGATGTCGAGATCATCTCCGCTTACAACGCCTACATCGAGGGAGTCAATGAACGGGCCGTCCCCGTCCTCATCGGCCTGACCAAGCAGGACTTCGGCAGCGACCCCGAAGCCTGGAAGGCGTGGTGGGCCGATCAGAAGGGCTACGCGTATCGGTCGCAGCAAGACTCCAAGCCCACTTTCGACGTGATCGTTGAGACGCCGACGCCCAGGTTCATCGGGTCGTCTTCCTGCTTCGCCGCCGGCACCGTCGTCCGGACCCGCGACGGCTCGCGGCCGATCGAGGCGATCAGGCTGGGAGACCTCGTGCTCAGCCAGAATCCGCGGACGGGAGGTATTGGATATCAACCCGTGCTGAAGGTGGCCCATAACCCACCGACCGCCACCCTGAAGGTCCGGCTCGACGGCGGCAAGGCCATCGTGTCCACCCCCATCCACCGGTTCTGGAAGGTGGGAGTGGGCTGGAAGATGGCCAGGGAGCTAGAGCCCGGCGACCTCCTCCGCGTCTCCAACGGCACCGCCCGCGTCGCGGCCATTGACCCCGACAAGGTGCAGCCGGTCTTCAACCTCGAAGTCGCCGACGACCACTCGTTCTTCGCCGGAGATGTCGCCGCCCTGGTCCATGACGACAGCCTGGTCAACACCGTTTTCACCCCGTTCGACGCCGACGTCCCCAAGCTCGCGACGGCCGCAGAATCTCGCTGA
- a CDS encoding polymorphic toxin-type HINT domain-containing protein: MITTLIAGMALAVAQTAPEITPAVPPAQANAAKPASPKSAPVSSETDALVHIRKALAFEARGLPQGRARELKAALAVAPSNPVARGLLGLVDYAGSLKSPDEVVASVKSDSDLAAKLAEYNARRDKTPEKASAHLRLAVWCKQNGLADEARAHFTAVTRLNPKDAEAWKALGCKRFNGRWMTPEAIETLKQDARDQSLADRRWTPLLARWKRLLLQPANRDEAAARLDEIDDPRAVPAVWATFITPEEPDQRLAVQLLGQIDAASATRGLADLAIHSPHAEVRRLARETLARRDPRDYMDAMIARIRKPLVITGVQRPQTPGGAGVILVEGEQFNVQRMYQTTAYVMTDNEVNSLTGPDDTQPFPAAQPAGSSSGAPSPFQSVANNPGNDPGAILGALVNYGAAKQAEHNAQGVQDLVADTPNGLLPNMRVDMTRNTRNVLAEKNRMWARENLAQAELAFIATQQQMSKDLALIAEYNVSVAEINDRVIPALRGLTKQDFGADAEAWRAWWTDRQGYAYRSPEESVKPVVSEFAETVTPNFQQLMNPRAHSCFAAGTMVRTREGSRPIESLRSGDVVLAQDPRTGSLGYQPVLRVHHNPPASTLKVRLDGNKTVVATPIHRFWQVGKGWKMARELEPGDLLRLYNGTVRVASIDDDKVQPVFNLEVADAHSFFVGESGALVHDNSLVNTVFTPFDADAPKLASAAEAR, from the coding sequence GTGATCACCACGCTGATCGCCGGAATGGCCCTGGCCGTCGCCCAGACTGCCCCCGAAATCACGCCCGCCGTACCCCCGGCTCAGGCCAACGCGGCGAAGCCAGCGAGCCCGAAATCGGCCCCGGTCTCGTCCGAAACCGACGCCCTCGTGCACATCCGCAAGGCCCTCGCCTTCGAGGCCCGTGGATTGCCGCAGGGCCGCGCCCGCGAGCTAAAGGCTGCCCTCGCCGTCGCCCCATCCAATCCGGTCGCTCGCGGCCTGCTTGGGCTGGTCGACTACGCTGGTTCCCTCAAATCTCCCGACGAGGTCGTCGCCTCCGTCAAGTCCGACTCCGACCTGGCTGCGAAGCTGGCCGAGTACAACGCCCGCCGCGACAAGACGCCCGAGAAGGCGTCGGCGCACCTGCGCCTGGCCGTCTGGTGCAAGCAGAACGGACTGGCCGATGAGGCTCGCGCGCACTTCACGGCGGTCACGCGGCTGAATCCCAAGGATGCCGAGGCCTGGAAAGCGCTGGGGTGCAAGCGCTTCAACGGCCGCTGGATGACCCCCGAGGCCATCGAGACCCTGAAGCAGGATGCCCGGGATCAGTCGCTCGCCGATCGTCGATGGACGCCCCTCCTGGCCCGCTGGAAACGGCTGCTCCTCCAGCCGGCGAACCGCGATGAGGCCGCCGCAAGGCTCGACGAGATCGATGACCCCCGCGCCGTCCCGGCCGTCTGGGCGACTTTCATCACCCCGGAGGAGCCCGACCAGCGCCTGGCGGTCCAACTCCTCGGCCAGATCGACGCCGCCTCGGCCACCCGGGGGCTTGCCGACCTGGCCATCCACAGCCCGCACGCCGAGGTTCGCCGCCTGGCACGCGAGACCCTGGCGAGGCGCGACCCGCGCGACTATATGGATGCGATGATCGCCCGGATCCGCAAGCCCTTGGTCATCACCGGGGTCCAGCGTCCTCAGACCCCTGGCGGCGCCGGCGTCATCCTCGTGGAAGGGGAGCAGTTCAACGTCCAGCGGATGTACCAGACCACCGCCTACGTCATGACCGACAACGAGGTCAACTCGCTAACCGGACCCGACGACACTCAGCCATTCCCCGCGGCCCAGCCCGCCGGGTCCTCCTCGGGGGCTCCGTCCCCGTTCCAGTCGGTCGCGAACAATCCGGGGAACGACCCCGGGGCGATCCTGGGCGCGCTGGTCAACTACGGCGCCGCCAAGCAGGCCGAGCACAATGCCCAGGGCGTCCAGGATCTTGTGGCAGACACGCCAAACGGCCTGCTCCCCAACATGCGGGTCGACATGACGCGGAACACGCGGAATGTCCTGGCCGAGAAGAATCGGATGTGGGCCCGGGAGAACCTCGCGCAGGCCGAGTTGGCCTTCATCGCCACCCAGCAGCAAATGAGCAAGGACCTCGCGCTCATCGCCGAGTACAACGTCTCGGTCGCCGAGATCAACGATCGCGTCATCCCGGCCCTGCGCGGCCTGACCAAGCAGGATTTCGGGGCGGACGCCGAAGCCTGGCGAGCCTGGTGGACTGACCGCCAGGGTTACGCCTACCGCTCCCCCGAGGAGTCGGTCAAGCCGGTCGTCAGCGAGTTCGCCGAGACCGTGACCCCCAACTTCCAGCAGTTGATGAACCCGAGGGCGCACTCCTGCTTCGCCGCCGGCACGATGGTCCGCACCCGCGAGGGTTCGCGTCCCATCGAGTCGCTCCGCTCGGGTGATGTCGTCCTTGCACAGGACCCGCGGACCGGCTCGCTCGGCTACCAGCCGGTCTTGCGTGTCCACCACAACCCGCCCGCTTCAACCCTGAAGGTACGGCTCGACGGCAACAAGACAGTGGTGGCCACGCCGATCCACCGCTTCTGGCAGGTGGGCAAGGGCTGGAAGATGGCCCGCGAGTTGGAGCCGGGCGACCTGCTCCGTCTCTACAACGGAACGGTCCGCGTGGCCTCGATCGACGACGACAAGGTGCAGCCGGTGTTCAACCTGGAAGTCGCCGACGCCCACAGTTTCTTTGTGGGCGAGTCGGGTGCCCTGGTGCACGACAACAGCCTGGTCAACACCGTCTTCACCCCGTTCGACGCCGACGCACCCAAGCTCGCATCGGCGGCCGAAGCTCGCTGA
- a CDS encoding DUF1501 domain-containing protein, which yields MNCQDHLYRRLDPRQVARRWFLQQCGVGLGSMALGQLMTDGGYASALSDSDNANAAAGPLSPKKPHFAPKAKRVIFLFMAGAPSHLELFDYKPKLAQFDGTLPPPELLKGYRAAFINPNSKLLGPKFKFAKHGQSGAELSELLPKLAEVADDIAIVKSMSTDAFNHAPAQILMSTGSQQFGRPSLGSWATYGLGSESRDLPHFVVFSSGKKGPSGGNSNWGSGFLPTVYQGVQFRGGGEPVLYLSNPPGVDDELQRDTLDTLGQLNRVRLEATGDPEIATRINSFEMAGRMQANAPEVMDIGLESKETLALYGAEPGKPSFAANCLLARRLVERGVRFVEIFHEAWDQHGNLVADLKHNCQDTDQAAAALIKDLKRTGLLDETLVIWGGEFGRTPMVQGGNDGRDHHPNAFTMWMAGGGIKPGVTLGETDDLGFGVARDKVHVNDLHATILHLLGFDHTKLVVRSQGRDFRLTDVAGRVVKELLA from the coding sequence ATGAACTGTCAGGATCACCTGTATCGACGCCTCGACCCCCGACAGGTCGCCCGCCGCTGGTTCCTCCAGCAGTGCGGCGTCGGCCTCGGCTCGATGGCCCTCGGCCAGCTCATGACCGACGGCGGCTACGCCTCGGCGCTCTCGGACTCGGACAACGCGAACGCCGCGGCCGGCCCGCTCTCGCCCAAAAAGCCGCACTTCGCCCCCAAGGCCAAGCGCGTCATCTTCCTGTTCATGGCCGGAGCCCCCAGCCACCTGGAGCTGTTCGACTACAAGCCGAAGCTCGCCCAGTTCGACGGCACGCTCCCCCCGCCCGAGCTGCTCAAGGGGTATCGCGCGGCGTTCATCAACCCCAACTCCAAGCTGCTCGGCCCCAAGTTCAAGTTCGCCAAGCATGGACAGAGCGGCGCCGAGCTGTCTGAGCTGCTCCCCAAGCTGGCCGAGGTGGCCGACGACATCGCCATCGTGAAATCGATGTCGACCGACGCCTTCAACCACGCGCCGGCTCAGATTCTGATGAGCACCGGCTCGCAGCAATTCGGCCGCCCCAGCCTCGGCTCGTGGGCCACCTACGGCCTCGGCTCCGAGTCCCGCGACCTGCCGCACTTCGTCGTCTTCAGCTCGGGCAAGAAGGGGCCCAGCGGCGGCAATTCCAACTGGGGAAGTGGATTCCTGCCCACCGTCTACCAGGGGGTCCAGTTCCGCGGCGGCGGCGAGCCCGTCCTCTACCTCTCCAACCCACCCGGGGTCGACGACGAGCTCCAGCGCGACACGCTCGACACCCTGGGCCAGCTCAATCGCGTACGCCTGGAGGCCACCGGCGACCCCGAGATCGCCACCCGCATCAACTCGTTCGAGATGGCCGGCCGCATGCAGGCCAACGCCCCCGAGGTGATGGACATCGGCCTTGAGAGCAAGGAAACCCTCGCCCTCTACGGCGCCGAGCCCGGCAAGCCGTCGTTCGCCGCCAACTGCCTGCTGGCCCGCCGGCTGGTGGAACGCGGGGTCCGGTTCGTCGAGATCTTCCACGAGGCCTGGGACCAGCACGGCAACCTCGTCGCCGACCTGAAGCACAACTGCCAGGACACCGACCAGGCCGCCGCCGCGCTCATCAAAGACCTTAAGCGCACCGGCCTGCTCGACGAGACCCTCGTCATCTGGGGGGGCGAGTTCGGCCGCACGCCGATGGTGCAGGGGGGCAACGACGGCCGCGACCACCACCCCAACGCCTTCACCATGTGGATGGCCGGCGGCGGCATCAAGCCAGGCGTCACCCTGGGCGAGACCGACGACCTCGGCTTCGGCGTGGCCCGCGACAAGGTCCACGTCAACGACCTCCACGCCACGATCCTCCACCTCCTCGGTTTCGACCACACCAAGCTGGTCGTCCGCTCCCAGGGCCGAGACTTCCGCCTCACCGACGTCGCCGGCCGCGTCGTCAAGGAGTTGCTCGCCTAA
- a CDS encoding PSD1 and planctomycete cytochrome C domain-containing protein: protein MSRPATAWMALALALSANAARAGDPADATAAAVPDFDRQVRAILSDKCYACHGPDAERRKADLRLDTPEGLFGAGKSGEKAVVAGNLDDSEVYQRLIAEEPDRRMPPAKGGKPLTEAEAATLKAWIAGGAPFRRHWAFQPPVRPSIPAVKRQDWARNPIDSFVLARLEREGLAPAPQADTATLMRRLSLDLIGLPPTLSELDSALGDRGPEPLSRATDRLLDSPRHGERWARIWLDAARYADSDGFEKDKPRNVWFYRDWVINAINRDLPYDRFIVEQIAGDLLPGATQDQTVATGYLRNSMINEEGGADPEQFRMEAMFDRMDAIGKGILGLTIQCAQCHTHKFDPITHDDYYRLFAFLNESHESNVAVYTAADQTRRADLFRQVAEIEDDLKHRTPDWPARMAAWEATTKAEAGPEWVVIRPAVDPLSDGGEKFQAMDDGSLLCQGYAPTKHRLKLTATLPSDLKGIRAFRLEQLNDPNLPLGGPGRSPEGTSALTEFAVEAAPADTPDKTKPVKLVSATADVNPPETPLKSMYDDKSGKLRVTGPVAFAIDDKPETAWGIDVGPARRNQPRQAVFVAQEPISHDAGTALTVYLAQNHGGWNSDDNQNHNLGRFRLSVTTSENAKADPIPAAVRKALDVPAESRTPAQVAAIFAHWRTTVADWKDANDRINALWATHPEGSAQLVLKARETPRMTHVLERGDFLKPGKTVAPGTPGFLNALPADAPTDRLSFARWLVDRRSPTTARAAVNRVWQSYFGTGLVSTSEDLGSQGEAPTHPELLDWLAVEFMDGGWSMKALHKLITESATYRQSSVVSPEMAARDPENRLLARGPRFRVDAEVVRDVALAASGLLDDTIGGPSVFPPAPEFLFQPPASYGPKTWAESKGAGRFRRALYTFRYRSVPYPALQVFDAPNGDFACVRRSRSNTPLQALTTLNEPLALDCARAMALRVLREGGNSDPERIAYAFRLCTGRTPEDRETAPLLALLQRQAKRFGPGGVDPWTLAASDPAKPPALPEGVTPAQAASWTAASRVLLNLDETITKP, encoded by the coding sequence ATGAGCCGACCCGCAACCGCCTGGATGGCCCTGGCCCTGGCCCTGTCGGCCAACGCCGCCCGCGCCGGCGATCCCGCCGACGCGACGGCTGCCGCCGTGCCCGACTTCGACCGCCAGGTCCGCGCGATCCTCTCCGACAAGTGCTACGCCTGCCACGGACCCGACGCCGAACGCCGCAAGGCGGACCTCAGGCTCGATACCCCCGAAGGGCTCTTCGGCGCCGGCAAGTCGGGCGAGAAGGCGGTGGTCGCCGGCAACCTCGACGACAGCGAGGTCTATCAGCGCCTCATCGCCGAGGAGCCCGACCGGCGGATGCCGCCGGCCAAGGGGGGCAAGCCCCTCACCGAGGCCGAGGCCGCCACCCTCAAGGCCTGGATCGCCGGCGGCGCCCCGTTCCGTCGCCACTGGGCGTTCCAGCCCCCAGTCCGGCCGTCGATCCCCGCAGTCAAGCGTCAGGACTGGGCCCGCAACCCCATCGACTCGTTCGTCCTGGCGAGGCTGGAGAGGGAAGGGCTCGCCCCGGCCCCCCAGGCCGATACCGCCACGCTCATGCGCCGCCTGAGCCTCGACCTCATCGGCCTGCCCCCGACCCTATCCGAACTCGACTCCGCCCTCGGCGACCGCGGCCCTGAGCCCCTCAGCAGGGCGACCGACCGGCTGCTGGACAGCCCGCGCCATGGCGAGCGCTGGGCCCGCATCTGGCTCGACGCCGCCCGGTATGCTGACTCCGACGGCTTCGAGAAGGACAAGCCGCGCAACGTCTGGTTCTATCGCGACTGGGTCATCAACGCGATCAACCGCGACCTCCCCTATGACAGGTTCATCGTCGAGCAGATTGCCGGCGATCTGCTGCCGGGCGCCACGCAGGATCAGACCGTCGCGACGGGCTATCTGCGCAACTCGATGATCAACGAAGAGGGGGGGGCCGACCCCGAGCAGTTCCGCATGGAGGCGATGTTCGACCGGATGGACGCCATCGGCAAAGGGATCCTCGGCCTGACCATCCAGTGCGCCCAGTGCCACACGCACAAGTTCGACCCGATCACGCATGATGATTACTATCGCCTGTTCGCCTTCCTGAACGAGTCGCACGAGTCCAACGTCGCCGTCTACACCGCCGCCGATCAGACCCGCCGCGCCGACCTCTTCCGCCAGGTCGCCGAGATCGAGGACGACCTCAAGCACAGGACCCCCGACTGGCCCGCTCGCATGGCCGCCTGGGAGGCCACGACGAAGGCCGAGGCCGGGCCCGAATGGGTCGTCATCCGCCCGGCCGTCGACCCGCTCTCCGACGGCGGCGAGAAGTTCCAGGCGATGGACGACGGCTCGCTGCTCTGCCAGGGCTACGCCCCCACCAAGCACCGGCTCAAGCTCACGGCCACCCTGCCGTCCGACCTGAAGGGCATCCGCGCCTTCCGCCTTGAGCAGCTCAACGATCCCAACCTGCCGCTCGGCGGGCCCGGCCGGTCGCCCGAGGGGACCTCCGCCCTCACCGAGTTTGCCGTCGAGGCCGCCCCCGCGGACACGCCCGACAAGACCAAGCCGGTCAAGCTCGTCTCGGCCACCGCCGATGTCAACCCGCCCGAGACCCCCTTGAAGTCGATGTACGACGACAAGAGCGGCAAGCTCCGGGTCACCGGCCCCGTCGCGTTCGCCATCGACGACAAGCCCGAGACCGCCTGGGGCATCGACGTCGGCCCGGCCCGCCGCAACCAGCCCAGGCAGGCCGTCTTCGTCGCACAGGAGCCCATCAGCCACGACGCAGGCACCGCCCTGACGGTCTACCTCGCCCAGAACCACGGCGGCTGGAACAGCGACGACAACCAGAACCACAACCTCGGCCGCTTCCGCCTCTCCGTCACCACCTCCGAAAACGCCAAGGCCGACCCCATTCCCGCCGCCGTCCGCAAGGCCCTGGACGTTCCCGCCGAGAGCCGGACCCCCGCCCAGGTCGCCGCCATCTTCGCCCACTGGCGGACCACCGTCGCCGACTGGAAGGACGCCAACGACCGCATCAACGCCCTCTGGGCCACCCACCCCGAAGGCTCCGCCCAGCTCGTCTTGAAGGCCCGCGAGACCCCCAGGATGACGCACGTCCTGGAGCGCGGAGACTTCCTCAAGCCGGGCAAGACGGTGGCCCCCGGCACCCCCGGGTTCCTCAACGCCCTGCCGGCCGACGCACCGACCGACCGCCTCTCCTTCGCCCGCTGGCTGGTCGACCGCCGCTCGCCCACCACCGCGCGGGCGGCGGTCAACCGCGTCTGGCAGTCGTACTTCGGCACCGGCCTGGTCTCCACCAGCGAAGACCTCGGCTCGCAGGGCGAGGCCCCCACCCATCCCGAGCTGCTCGACTGGCTGGCCGTCGAGTTCATGGACGGCGGCTGGAGCATGAAGGCGCTCCATAAGCTGATCACCGAGTCGGCCACCTACCGGCAGTCGTCCGTCGTCTCGCCCGAGATGGCGGCCCGCGACCCCGAGAACAGGCTGCTGGCCCGCGGCCCCCGGTTCAGGGTCGACGCCGAGGTGGTCCGCGACGTGGCGCTCGCGGCCAGCGGGCTGCTGGACGACACGATCGGCGGCCCCAGCGTCTTCCCCCCCGCCCCCGAGTTCCTCTTCCAGCCGCCGGCCAGCTATGGGCCCAAGACCTGGGCCGAGTCCAAGGGTGCGGGACGCTTCCGTCGTGCCCTGTACACGTTCCGCTATCGGTCAGTCCCCTACCCGGCGCTCCAGGTCTTCGACGCTCCCAACGGCGACTTCGCCTGCGTCCGCCGCAGCCGGTCCAACACGCCGCTCCAGGCGCTCACCACCCTGAACGAGCCCCTGGCCCTCGACTGCGCCCGCGCCATGGCCCTCCGCGTCCTCCGCGAAGGGGGGAACTCCGACCCCGAGCGCATCGCCTACGCCTTCCGCCTCTGCACCGGCCGCACGCCCGAGGACCGCGAGACGGCCCCGCTCCTGGCGTTGCTCCAGCGCCAGGCCAAGCGGTTCGGGCCCGGGGGCGTCGACCCCTGGACCCTCGCCGCCTCAGACCCGGCGAAGCCGCCCGCCTTGCCCGAGGGAGTCACCCCGGCGCAGGCGGCCTCCTGGACCGCCGCCTCACGCGTGCTGCTGAATCTGGACGAGACCATCACCAAACCCTGA
- a CDS encoding formylglycine-generating enzyme family protein, with the protein MAGSLVTLSSAGAYSLRGRAPVRPSLLLALTLLMHPAQSRADDEPPRLPVPGTAEATAPRAGVAEPTVILDPKPPGPAPAGMTWIPPGRFSMGSDYEPFRDARPIHTVELDGFWMDTTPVTNAQFAAFVKAAAYITVAERKPDPKDFPGAPEANLVPGSLVFTPPVGRVNLEDLSAWWRYVPGASWRHPEGPGSDLVGRDDHPVVQVCWDDAAAYARWAGKRLPTESEFEYAARGALSQKSYAWGDEFRPKGSIMANTWQGRFPDRNTRDDGFSRTSPVGQFPANGFGLKDMAGNVWQWCADWYRPDAYRFGARKNPTGPTNGFDPQEPGQLKRVQRGGSFLCSDQYCSRYMPGGRGRGSVDTGSSHLGFRCAKTPESGR; encoded by the coding sequence ATGGCTGGCTCGTTGGTGACGCTTTCTTCCGCCGGTGCCTACTCGCTGAGGGGCAGGGCACCGGTACGACCTTCGCTGCTGCTCGCCCTCACGTTGCTCATGCATCCGGCCCAATCCCGGGCCGACGACGAGCCGCCCAGGCTCCCTGTGCCCGGCACCGCCGAGGCCACCGCCCCGCGCGCCGGCGTGGCCGAGCCCACCGTCATCCTCGACCCCAAGCCCCCCGGCCCCGCGCCGGCCGGCATGACCTGGATCCCGCCCGGTCGGTTCTCGATGGGCAGCGACTACGAGCCGTTCCGCGACGCCCGGCCGATCCACACCGTCGAGCTCGACGGCTTCTGGATGGACACCACCCCCGTCACCAACGCCCAGTTCGCCGCCTTCGTCAAGGCGGCCGCGTACATCACCGTCGCCGAGCGTAAGCCAGATCCCAAAGACTTTCCCGGCGCGCCAGAGGCAAACCTCGTCCCCGGCTCCCTGGTCTTCACCCCCCCGGTCGGCCGGGTGAATCTCGAAGACCTCTCCGCATGGTGGCGTTACGTCCCGGGGGCTAGCTGGAGGCACCCCGAGGGGCCGGGCAGCGACCTGGTCGGGCGCGACGATCATCCGGTGGTGCAGGTCTGCTGGGACGACGCCGCCGCCTACGCTCGCTGGGCCGGCAAGCGTCTCCCCACCGAGTCCGAGTTCGAGTATGCCGCGCGCGGCGCCTTGTCCCAGAAATCGTACGCCTGGGGCGACGAGTTCCGCCCCAAGGGGTCCATCATGGCCAACACCTGGCAGGGCCGGTTCCCCGACCGCAATACCCGCGACGACGGCTTCTCGCGCACCTCGCCCGTCGGCCAGTTTCCCGCCAACGGCTTCGGCCTGAAGGATATGGCCGGCAACGTCTGGCAGTGGTGCGCCGACTGGTACCGCCCCGACGCCTACCGCTTCGGTGCTCGCAAGAACCCCACCGGCCCCACCAACGGCTTCGACCCCCAGGAACCGGGCCAGCTCAAGCGCGTCCAGCGCGGCGGCTCGTTCCTGTGCAGCGACCAGTATTGCTCGCGTTATATGCCCGGAGGCCGCGGCCGGGGCTCCGTCGATACCGGCTCGTCCCACCTGGGCTTCCGCTGCGCAAAGACCCCGGAATCCGGCCGCTAG